ACGTACGGCAGTGGTCGTCACTTCGTTGATGGTCACTGGCGTGTCGAAGTACATACCCTGGTGATAAAACTCAAGCTTAAATGGGGTGTTGATCGCGTTCCAGTAGGCTTTGTCGTGGTTAAACTGGATCTGCTGATAGTCCGCGTATTTCATCTCACGGAACACAGAGGGCAAATTGGTCTTGGGTGCTTCGTAGCCTTTACCGGCCAGTGATTGTGCCTGTTTTGCGACATCGTCAATAGAAAAGGCCCAGCCTGATGACGTATAAAGTGACAACAGAACAGCAGCACCTACCCAACGCATTTTCATCATTCGTAATTTAGGTTTCATAATAACTAAGCACTTCCCCCTTTGTGTGCTTAAATCGATCCGATCCATTTTAATGGAAACTCAGGCAATCCGACAACTGAATCCCCGCATTGTTCTCCCTGCAGGCTCAATGAATAAGCAAATGAAACTAACCCTTTATCGTTTTGCAGGCTTATCCTGGAGACAGGTTATCGGTCATAGTGTAGGGTTGGTTGCGAATGTAATCATTATTTGTCTTATGGATAAGACGAAAAGTCTGAGAATGTACGGAGTGATATGACCAAAACCCCCGCACAACGAGAATATTTCCTTGATTCCATACGCGCGTGGTTGATGCTGCTTGGGATCCCGTTTCATATTTCGCTGATCTACTCCAGCCATATGTGGCACGTAAACAGCGCCTACCCTTCATGGTGGCTAACGCTGTTCAATGACGCCATACATGCGTTCCGTATGCAGGTGTTTTTTGTTATTTCCGGCTATTTTTCATACATGTTGTATTTGCGTTACCCGCTTAAGCGCTGGTGGAAACTGCGTGTTGAGCGCGTCGGCATCCCAATGCTCACCGCGATCCCGCTGCTGACGCTGCCGCAATTTATTATGTTGCAATATGTGAAGGATAAAACGGCTGAATGGCACACCCTATCGACTTATGACAAATTCAACACGCTGTCATGGGAACTCATCTCCCATTTATGGTTCTTATTAGTCCTTGTGGTATTAACCACGGTTAGCATGGTGCTGTTTAAAAAACTAAAAAATAGCGCTAACTGGCTGGCTGGTAATATTTCGCTGGCGAAACTGTCGCTTTGGTTCCTGCTGTTAGGTATCGCCTGGGCTGCATTGCGTCGAATTGTGTTGATGAGCTATCCGGATATATTGCGTGACGCGCTGTTTAATTTTGCGGTCATGCAGACGTTGTTCTACATTCCGTTCTTTATTCTTGGTGCGCTGGCATTCATTAACTCGCGACTGAAGTCACTTTTCACCACGCCTTCACCATGGTGCATGCTCGGTTCAGCGCTGGCCTTTGGTGCTTATTTGCTTAACCAGCGCTATGGCAGTGGTGATGGCTGGATGTACGAAACCGAGGCGGTTATCACCATGCTGCTGGGGCTGTGGATGGTCAATGTGGTCTTTTCATTGGGCCACAAATTGCTGAACTTCCAGTCAGCGCGCGTCAGTTATTTCGTGAACGCGTCCTTGTTTATCTATCTGGTACACCATCCGCTGACGTTGCTATTTGGCGCGTGGATCACACCGCATATCCAGTCCAATCTCCTTGGTTTTCTTACCGGACTGGTTTTCGTCATTGGCATTGCGGTGCTGTTGTATGAAATCCATCTGCGCATTCCGCTGCTACGCTTCCTTTTTTCCGGCAAGCCGCAACAAAACGACACGAAGCGTCATGCTCACGCCAGATAACGTTTCCGGCTGCCCTGCCCGCAGAGCAGCCGCGCCTTATTGGATGTGCTGAGTCAGTAAGCGCTGGTAAAGCTGCGTCATTTCGTCATCGAAACAAACAAAGATTACCTGCTGGAGTTGAGGCCGACGAATGAGATGTGTAGCAACGGTATTAACGGCGATTTCTGCCGCCGCGGCTTTTGGGTAACCATACACGCCGGTACTGATAGCGGGAAAAGCAATGCTTGTGTAACTATTGGCTTCCGCCAGCAGAAGGCTATTGCAGTATGCATCCTCCAGCAAGCGCGCTTCATTCTCCTCTCCGCCACGCCAGACCGGTCCAACCGTGTGGATCACCGCCTTCGCCTTTAAATTTCCTGCTGCCGTGATCACCGCATGGCCTGGCGGACACTCTCCCTGCTGCTGACGTACCTGTCGGCACGCGTCGAGCAAAGCTGGCCCAGCGGCACGATGGATCGCGCCATCCACACCACCGCCGCCGAGCAGTGATGAGTTTGCTGCATTCACAATCACATCCACTTCAAGCGTGGTGATATCCCCCTGAAGCACCTGCATACGTGGTTGCATTCTTGCCCCCTTTCCGGCCAGTAACCCGTTAACACCGTTAAGTGTACCCGGAAATAGCAAGGGCAACATATTCAAAATCATCAGTTATAGGTGATGGTAACCTCGGCGCGGGATTGCTGCGCATCAAGATAGCGCATCTGGACTTGCGCAACCTGTGGAAAGAGTGATTGCCCGGTTACATCAGTGATATGGATTTGCTGAGTCTGCATTTTATTGTCTTGCAGACAGGAGAGCCGCAGATTTTGGTTCTGAGTGTGGGTTTCGCAGCCGCCTTCAACGATGGCACCACGAAAATGGATTGCCCCTCCTGCCAGCTGAGTTCCCGCATAGGCAGATGACATTATGCAAAAGCAGGCAACAGGCAACACGAACGCATGAAACAGACGCATAAACACCTCGTAAGTCACTCATCCCTGACGGTTGAGCTTCGGCCATTGATACGTTAAATATCGGCACCGTTAGCATGCTCCTTAATTAAAATTAGCATTCAGATGGGGAATATGTTTGTCACTGAGTGGATTATGAAAATTATTATTCGGCAGGCCACTGCTGAGCGAGATGCAGCGACTGACCATCAGACACCGTGACGATAATTTTGACGTTATCGCGCGCGGAAATATTCAAGCGAATGCGCGAAATCGCGGTCGTTTGATTCGCCGGGAGCGTCATTGTGTTTCGTTGCCGGCTTTGGCTCACACCCGCAGCGCCTTCGCGCTCGGTAATAATCTGCACCTGGCAAACACAATCCTGCGTAACCTGCACCAGCGGGGTAATGGTGTAATTGTCGCCGTCATGGGTGGTATTGAACGTGATTTGGCTGGATAACGCCGCCAGCAATAATAAGGTATGCATAGCGCCTCCAAAAAAACAGGGCCGCAGCCCTGTTTATTCCTGCCCGGGGGATCAGTACTGATTCGCAGTAGCGTGGTTACCGTAACCGGTTTGCTGGACAGTGACACTAGATCCCGATGCGGTCTGGTTAACCAGCGCACCGTTACCCACACCGTACTGGCTCACAGAAATATCAGAGTTGCGGCCATTCCACTGATCGATAGTGGCATTGTTTTGCGCCCCGTTCTGTACCAGATCGATAGAGCTGGCATCAGAACCCTGGCCCACATCGGCGGCGTTGGCGGAACCATACTGATGGATAGTCAGGTCAGATTCACGTGCATCGCTTTGCAGAGCAAGGGCGGCGTTGGCGCTGCCATATTGATAAATGCTCAGTTCAGAATTTGGACCATTGCTGCCACCGCCATGGCCGCCGCCATTGCCATACTGCGGGACACTGCCTGCAAATGCGCCTGCTGAAACAACGATCGCTGCGAATGCTGCCACTTGGAAAAGTTTCATGGTAAACCCCCGTTGGATTGAGATTAAAGTCGCAACGCTTTCAACGTTGAATAACGCGAATAGCCATTTGCGACTGTCGTTGCACCACTACTGCCGTTTTTTGCGTACCGTACTGCGTGATATTTGCCCGGTTGCCCGAGCCTTTCTGAATAATAACTGCACTATTACCATAAGCACCCTGCGTAATACTTGCATCGTTGGCGCTACCTGCCTGATCGATATAAGCAAGGTTATAACTTCCGGACTGATTAATTTGCGCTGAATTGTTTCCGCCATTTTGCGAAATAACACCTAATAATTTAGAACCTCGTTGATCAATATGCGCATTATTACTCGCACCATGTTGATCGATATTGGCTGATTGATTATAAGGTGCCTGACTCAGTTCATTCACCGCCAGATTATATTCCGGATTTGCCAGGTCATATCCGGCTGCTGTTACGAGGCACGGCATTCCTAGCAGGGTTAACATCATAAAGGCTATTTTGTTCTTCATGCTGTCACCGCCAAACTTATTTGTTAATACCGGGTTGCAAAACTGAGTATGCCGTGGATAAAAAGAAAATATCTCACCAGCAAGTTGGATTTTCATTACTCATATCATTCTTAAGCATGAAGAAAAATTATCCCCCATTTGCAGCAGAGACCGCATCAGATGATTTTTCTTAAATAGTCATCCCGATGCTATAACTGTC
This genomic interval from Kosakonia sacchari SP1 contains the following:
- the csgA gene encoding curli major subunit CsgA, coding for MKLFQVAAFAAIVVSAGAFAGSVPQYGNGGGHGGGSNGPNSELSIYQYGSANAALALQSDARESDLTIHQYGSANAADVGQGSDASSIDLVQNGAQNNATIDQWNGRNSDISVSQYGVGNGALVNQTASGSSVTVQQTGYGNHATANQY
- the csgC gene encoding curli assembly chaperone CsgC, which gives rise to MHTLLLLAALSSQITFNTTHDGDNYTITPLVQVTQDCVCQVQIITEREGAAGVSQSRQRNTMTLPANQTTAISRIRLNISARDNVKIIVTVSDGQSLHLAQQWPAE
- the mdoC gene encoding glucans biosynthesis protein MdoC, which gives rise to MTKTPAQREYFLDSIRAWLMLLGIPFHISLIYSSHMWHVNSAYPSWWLTLFNDAIHAFRMQVFFVISGYFSYMLYLRYPLKRWWKLRVERVGIPMLTAIPLLTLPQFIMLQYVKDKTAEWHTLSTYDKFNTLSWELISHLWFLLVLVVLTTVSMVLFKKLKNSANWLAGNISLAKLSLWFLLLGIAWAALRRIVLMSYPDILRDALFNFAVMQTLFYIPFFILGALAFINSRLKSLFTTPSPWCMLGSALAFGAYLLNQRYGSGDGWMYETEAVITMLLGLWMVNVVFSLGHKLLNFQSARVSYFVNASLFIYLVHHPLTLLFGAWITPHIQSNLLGFLTGLVFVIGIAVLLYEIHLRIPLLRFLFSGKPQQNDTKRHAHAR
- the csgB gene encoding curli minor subunit CsgB; the protein is MKNKIAFMMLTLLGMPCLVTAAGYDLANPEYNLAVNELSQAPYNQSANIDQHGASNNAHIDQRGSKLLGVISQNGGNNSAQINQSGSYNLAYIDQAGSANDASITQGAYGNSAVIIQKGSGNRANITQYGTQKTAVVVQRQSQMAIRVIQR
- a CDS encoding fimbrial protein — encoded protein: MRLFHAFVLPVACFCIMSSAYAGTQLAGGAIHFRGAIVEGGCETHTQNQNLRLSCLQDNKMQTQQIHITDVTGQSLFPQVAQVQMRYLDAQQSRAEVTITYN
- the ymdB gene encoding O-acetyl-ADP-ribose deacetylase, yielding MQPRMQVLQGDITTLEVDVIVNAANSSLLGGGGVDGAIHRAAGPALLDACRQVRQQQGECPPGHAVITAAGNLKAKAVIHTVGPVWRGGEENEARLLEDAYCNSLLLAEANSYTSIAFPAISTGVYGYPKAAAAEIAVNTVATHLIRRPQLQQVIFVCFDDEMTQLYQRLLTQHIQ